One Brachybacterium kimchii genomic window carries:
- a CDS encoding universal stress protein, translating into MDDQIPFDSADRDLEVLVGFDGSEQARSALDFAADEARRRGSGLTVVTAYAAPGAFYANLASMPHEADDAGKAAARATLEEAAEIVKDHPGPLTFRSAKGDATGVLVDASGKAKLVVVGSRGRGGFAGRVLGSVASGLPAHSRCPTVVVPRRERADGSSDSAPAAGRGPVVAGVDGSEQSRLVLRTAARQAERLGTALRVFVAMPLLDEWTYWYPTYSDDHISVEERRVELEGMVEDRIAPLRAEHPDLEIEVVVEVGNSIELLAEQSRDAPLTVLGTRGRGTVKSALLGSVSRGVLHGAGGPVMVVPAHPDKG; encoded by the coding sequence GTGCTCGTCGGCTTCGACGGGTCCGAGCAGGCCCGATCCGCCCTGGACTTCGCTGCCGACGAGGCCCGACGGCGTGGCAGCGGACTCACCGTGGTGACCGCCTACGCCGCGCCGGGCGCCTTCTACGCGAACCTCGCCTCGATGCCCCACGAGGCCGACGACGCCGGGAAGGCCGCCGCCCGGGCGACCCTCGAGGAGGCGGCCGAGATCGTGAAGGACCACCCCGGTCCGCTCACCTTCCGCTCCGCCAAGGGCGATGCGACAGGGGTGCTCGTGGACGCCTCCGGGAAGGCGAAGCTCGTGGTCGTGGGATCGCGCGGTCGCGGCGGTTTCGCCGGACGCGTGCTCGGCTCGGTCGCCTCCGGGCTGCCCGCCCACTCCCGATGCCCCACGGTCGTCGTGCCCCGCCGCGAGCGGGCCGACGGATCATCCGACAGCGCCCCTGCAGCCGGCCGTGGGCCCGTGGTCGCGGGGGTCGACGGGTCGGAGCAGAGCCGCCTCGTGCTGCGCACCGCCGCCCGTCAGGCCGAGAGGCTCGGGACGGCCCTGCGGGTGTTCGTCGCGATGCCCCTGCTGGACGAGTGGACCTACTGGTACCCCACGTACTCGGACGACCACATCTCCGTGGAGGAGCGTCGCGTCGAGCTCGAGGGCATGGTCGAGGACCGCATCGCCCCGCTGCGCGCGGAGCACCCGGACCTCGAGATCGAGGTCGTCGTCGAGGTCGGCAACAGCATCGAGCTGCTGGCCGAGCAGAGCCGCGACGCGCCTCTCACCGTGCTCGGCACCCGCGGGCGCGGCACCGTGAAGAGCGCCCTGCTGGGTTCGGTCTCCCGCGGCGTGCTGCACGGGGCCGGCGGCCCGGTCATGGTGGTCCCGGCCCATCCGGACAAGGGGTGA
- a CDS encoding AraC family transcriptional regulator — protein sequence MSAPASLGAWARESGTVTYDVDPLPEDAPAAFTIHAEAHLSGAPSEYPAHTHPLHELVWVRGGTMTARVDDLLVTVPEGQGLWIPAGVEHAGRLTADVELCDAFFAPAALPEPLGAATTLVMTPLLESLLLHLTRRDLTPAARSRAEAVVLDVLEPSAPAIDLRLPGDPRIDPIARALLADPADPRDLPAWSREAGLSTRTVSRAFRAATGLSFVRWRQMLRIHHALRLLGEGREVQEVSRILGYSQPSTFIDAFHRVTGRTPGAHLATGVRKP from the coding sequence GTGAGTGCTCCCGCGAGTCTCGGAGCCTGGGCGCGCGAGTCCGGCACCGTCACGTACGACGTCGACCCTCTGCCCGAGGACGCGCCCGCGGCGTTCACCATCCACGCCGAGGCGCATCTGTCCGGCGCGCCCTCCGAGTACCCTGCCCACACCCATCCGCTGCACGAGCTGGTGTGGGTGCGCGGCGGGACGATGACCGCGCGCGTCGACGATCTGCTGGTGACCGTCCCCGAGGGTCAGGGCCTGTGGATCCCCGCCGGGGTGGAGCACGCGGGCCGGCTCACGGCCGACGTCGAGCTGTGCGACGCGTTCTTCGCCCCCGCCGCCCTGCCGGAGCCGCTCGGAGCGGCGACGACCCTGGTGATGACGCCGCTGCTCGAGTCCCTCCTGCTGCATCTCACCCGCCGCGACCTCACGCCCGCCGCGCGGTCGCGCGCGGAGGCGGTGGTCCTGGACGTCCTCGAGCCGTCGGCCCCCGCCATCGACCTGCGCCTGCCGGGCGATCCCCGCATCGACCCGATCGCGCGCGCACTGCTCGCCGATCCCGCCGACCCGCGCGACCTGCCCGCCTGGTCCCGCGAGGCGGGGCTGAGCACACGCACGGTCAGCAGGGCGTTCCGCGCCGCGACCGGGCTGTCCTTCGTGCGCTGGCGCCAGATGCTGCGCATCCATCACGCGCTGCGCCTGCTCGGCGAGGGCCGTGAGGTGCAGGAGGTCTCGCGGATCCTGGGCTACTCCCAGCCCAGCACCTTCATCGACGCCTTCCACCGCGTCACCGGGCGCACGCCCGGCGCGCACCTCGCGACAGGTGTCCGAAAACCCTGA
- a CDS encoding iron-siderophore ABC transporter substrate-binding protein, translated as MSSSFRARPRRLAAAASALAAGALTLALGACGTTDVSSSSADSAASDGGSAAAAISKDCAQDTTATLDDPVSITDGVGRTVELEKPAQRVVVLEWQQVEDALSLCVQPVGVSEPDGFRTWDSAETLPEGVEDVGTRGEPDLDTVLSLDPDLVVVEAFSKDDEIIGQLEKTGVPVLATLGADPDDPIGNMKSVFSMIGEATGRSERADAVLEELDENLAAAKKEVQDADLETNEFLFFDGWVEGGNLTIRPYTDGALFTELGKELGLTPAWDDDLEEAYGTGGVSEEYGLTQTDVEGLTAVGDANLFYANDEGTGEGSYIDEMHKNDIWSSLPAVKAGRAHAFPPRIWGAGGPRSNEQAIDAFVDGITQG; from the coding sequence ATGTCCTCCTCCTTCCGTGCCCGCCCGCGCCGCCTCGCCGCAGCCGCCTCCGCGCTCGCCGCCGGGGCCCTCACCCTGGCCCTGGGCGCCTGCGGCACGACCGACGTCTCCTCCTCGTCGGCCGACTCCGCGGCGTCCGACGGCGGCTCGGCCGCGGCGGCGATCTCGAAGGACTGTGCGCAGGACACGACCGCCACCTTGGACGACCCGGTCTCGATCACCGACGGCGTCGGCCGCACGGTCGAGCTCGAGAAGCCCGCGCAGCGCGTCGTCGTCCTCGAATGGCAGCAGGTCGAGGACGCCCTGAGCCTGTGCGTGCAGCCCGTCGGCGTCTCCGAGCCCGACGGCTTCCGCACCTGGGACAGCGCCGAGACCCTCCCGGAGGGCGTCGAGGATGTCGGCACCCGCGGCGAACCCGACCTGGACACGGTGCTCTCGCTCGACCCCGACCTCGTCGTGGTCGAGGCCTTCAGCAAGGACGACGAGATCATCGGCCAGCTCGAGAAGACCGGCGTGCCCGTGCTCGCGACCCTGGGCGCGGACCCCGACGACCCGATCGGCAACATGAAGAGCGTGTTCTCCATGATCGGCGAGGCCACCGGGCGCTCCGAGCGCGCAGATGCCGTGCTCGAAGAGCTCGACGAGAACCTCGCGGCGGCCAAGAAGGAGGTCCAGGACGCGGACCTGGAGACGAACGAGTTCCTGTTCTTCGACGGCTGGGTCGAGGGCGGCAACCTCACCATCCGCCCGTACACCGACGGCGCCCTGTTCACCGAGCTCGGCAAGGAGCTGGGCCTCACGCCCGCCTGGGACGACGACCTCGAGGAGGCCTACGGCACCGGCGGCGTGAGCGAGGAGTACGGCCTCACCCAGACCGACGTCGAGGGCCTCACCGCGGTGGGCGACGCGAACCTCTTCTATGCGAACGACGAGGGCACCGGAGAGGGCAGCTACATCGACGAGATGCACAAGAACGACATCTGGAGCTCCCTGCCCGCCGTGAAGGCGGGGCGCGCGCACGCCTTCCCGCCGCGCATCTGGGGCGCCGGCGGGCCTCGCTCGAACGAGCAGGCCATCGACGCCTTCGTCGACGGGATCACCCAGGGCTGA
- the recQ gene encoding DNA helicase RecQ: MHDAPADAPAPTDPQAPSGPSAPSDPSAFEPELDPAAPDEQAPSALTPTPAGDPRALEVLSTVFGYDSFRGEQAQIIDQVIGGGDAVVLMPTGGGKSLCYQIPSLIRPGTGIVISPLIALMADQVAALEANGIRAAYLNSTLEMHEAQAVEQQLLAGEVDLLYMAPERLVLPRTVQLLQRAELALFAIDEAHCVAQWGHDFRPDYLGLSMLAETFPDVPRIALTATATRETHREITENLRMQDAAHFVSSFDRPNIQYRIDPKASPREQLLRLIRSEHPGEAGIVYCLSRKGVEQTAAWLAERDVAALPYHAGLDAAVRHDHQERFLREDGLVIVATIAFGMGIDKPDVRFVAHLDLPKSIEGYYQETGRAGRDGQPSTAWMAYGLGDLVSQRRFIDTGEGSEPFKRNARAHLDAMLALCETVTCRRVQLLHYFGQESDPCGNCDVCLNPPSTWDATVPAQKLLSALIRLDRERGQQFGSGQVIDVLRGKDNERSAQSRHQELSVWGIGEDLSEREWRTVLRQLLSRRIVEAIGEYGVLVPGEHAGPVLRGEVTVELAVDRSPAKAPRSRGAGRGGGAGGASRAAASLEPAQQEVFERLRAWRTSVAKEKKIAPYMVFSDATLVGIVELRPTSVDQLGGVSGVGAKKLAEYGEDVLEALEGS; encoded by the coding sequence ATGCATGACGCTCCCGCCGACGCGCCCGCTCCGACCGATCCGCAGGCACCGTCGGGCCCCTCGGCACCGTCGGACCCTTCGGCCTTCGAGCCCGAGCTCGACCCGGCCGCACCGGACGAGCAGGCCCCGTCGGCCCTGACGCCGACCCCCGCCGGCGACCCGCGCGCCCTCGAGGTCCTCTCCACGGTCTTCGGCTACGACTCCTTCCGCGGGGAGCAGGCGCAGATCATCGACCAGGTCATCGGCGGCGGCGACGCCGTCGTGCTCATGCCCACCGGCGGCGGCAAGTCGCTGTGCTACCAGATCCCGTCGCTGATCAGGCCCGGCACCGGGATCGTGATCTCCCCGCTGATCGCCCTGATGGCCGACCAGGTGGCGGCGCTCGAGGCCAACGGCATCCGCGCCGCCTACCTCAACTCCACGCTCGAGATGCACGAGGCGCAGGCCGTCGAGCAGCAGCTCCTGGCCGGCGAGGTGGACCTGCTGTACATGGCGCCCGAGCGCCTGGTGCTGCCCCGCACCGTCCAGCTTCTGCAGCGCGCCGAGCTCGCCCTGTTCGCGATCGACGAGGCCCACTGCGTGGCCCAGTGGGGCCACGACTTCCGGCCCGACTACCTGGGCCTCTCGATGCTCGCCGAGACCTTCCCCGACGTCCCCCGGATCGCCCTCACGGCGACGGCGACGCGCGAGACCCACCGCGAGATCACCGAGAACCTGCGAATGCAGGACGCGGCGCACTTCGTCTCGAGCTTCGACCGGCCCAACATCCAGTACCGCATCGACCCCAAGGCGTCCCCGCGCGAGCAGCTGCTGCGGCTGATCCGCAGCGAGCACCCGGGCGAGGCGGGGATCGTCTACTGCCTCTCGCGCAAGGGCGTCGAGCAGACCGCGGCCTGGCTCGCCGAGCGCGACGTCGCCGCCCTGCCGTACCACGCGGGCCTCGACGCGGCCGTGCGCCACGATCACCAGGAGCGCTTCCTGCGCGAGGACGGCCTGGTCATCGTCGCGACCATCGCCTTCGGCATGGGGATCGACAAGCCCGACGTCCGCTTCGTCGCCCACCTGGACCTGCCCAAGTCCATCGAGGGCTACTACCAGGAGACGGGCCGCGCGGGCCGCGACGGGCAGCCCTCGACCGCCTGGATGGCCTACGGCCTGGGCGACCTCGTCAGCCAGCGCCGCTTCATCGACACCGGCGAGGGCTCCGAGCCCTTCAAGCGCAACGCCCGCGCGCACCTGGACGCGATGCTCGCCCTCTGCGAGACGGTCACCTGCCGCCGCGTGCAGCTGCTGCACTACTTCGGCCAGGAGTCGGACCCCTGCGGCAACTGCGACGTGTGCCTGAACCCGCCCAGCACCTGGGACGCGACCGTGCCCGCGCAGAAGCTGCTCTCGGCGCTGATCCGTCTGGACCGCGAGCGCGGCCAGCAGTTCGGCTCGGGCCAGGTGATCGACGTGCTGCGCGGCAAGGACAACGAGCGCTCCGCCCAGTCCCGCCACCAGGAGCTGAGCGTCTGGGGCATCGGCGAGGACCTCTCCGAGCGCGAATGGCGCACGGTGCTGCGGCAGCTGCTGTCCCGGAGGATCGTCGAGGCGATCGGCGAGTACGGCGTGCTCGTCCCCGGGGAGCACGCGGGGCCCGTGCTGCGCGGGGAGGTCACCGTGGAGCTCGCGGTGGACCGCTCCCCCGCGAAGGCGCCGCGGTCGCGGGGCGCGGGCCGCGGAGGGGGTGCGGGCGGCGCGTCGCGGGCGGCGGCCTCGCTCGAGCCCGCGCAGCAGGAGGTCTTCGAGCGCCTGCGGGCGTGGCGCACCTCGGTCGCGAAGGAGAAGAAGATCGCCCCGTACATGGTCTTCTCCGACGCCACGCTGGTGGGGATCGTCGAGCTGCGGCCGACGAGCGTGGACCAGCTGGGCGGCGTCAGCGGCGTGGGCGCGAAGAAGCTCGCCGAGTACGGGGAGGACGTGCTCGAGGCGCTCGAGGGGAGCTGA
- a CDS encoding Fic family protein translates to MTAPTPGRIPSHRSEERPWSQRQRGGTREDRMMDRVITRIPPRLADLDVGVTSATARAMERALEAIVRTDQSAGAEAPALARFMIRNESIASSRIEHVSASGADLARALVGSRANASARSMVAASRALHEMLLAAGRAGALTIDDLQNAHRLLMQDDDSLGDREWAGRVREEQNWIGGSDHSPRGALFVPPPPDLIDRLLVDLEAFLARDDLPVLLQATIAHGQFESIHPFTDGNGRIGRALIAGILQRRGVTRNAAVPVASGLYALREQYFAALGAYREGDLGPLVDVLCRSAEAAATEARVSFERLREMPDAWHEEIPGRGGSALARLLGILFAHPTFTVDEAREALGASTAALYPAVETLESAGILREVTGRKRERIWVVADVVDELEDLDRRVAIRAGGAAHT, encoded by the coding sequence ATGACCGCCCCGACTCCCGGCCGTATCCCGTCCCACCGGTCGGAGGAGCGCCCCTGGAGCCAGCGGCAGCGCGGCGGGACCCGCGAGGACCGCATGATGGACCGGGTGATCACGCGGATCCCGCCGCGGCTGGCGGATCTCGATGTCGGAGTCACCTCCGCAACGGCACGTGCAATGGAGCGTGCTCTCGAGGCGATCGTGCGCACGGACCAGAGCGCGGGAGCGGAGGCCCCTGCGCTCGCCCGGTTCATGATCCGCAACGAGTCCATCGCCTCCTCCCGGATCGAGCACGTGAGTGCGAGCGGGGCCGATCTCGCCCGCGCGCTCGTCGGCAGCAGGGCGAACGCGAGCGCCCGCAGCATGGTGGCCGCCTCCCGCGCACTCCACGAGATGCTGCTCGCGGCCGGGCGCGCGGGTGCCCTCACAATCGACGATCTTCAGAATGCGCACCGACTGCTCATGCAGGACGACGACAGCCTCGGCGACCGGGAATGGGCAGGCCGGGTGCGCGAGGAGCAGAACTGGATCGGCGGCAGCGACCACTCGCCGCGGGGTGCGCTGTTCGTCCCTCCGCCGCCCGATCTCATCGATCGCCTGCTCGTGGACCTCGAGGCGTTCCTCGCCCGCGACGACCTGCCGGTTCTCCTGCAGGCGACGATCGCTCACGGGCAGTTCGAGTCGATCCACCCGTTCACCGACGGCAACGGGCGCATCGGCCGGGCGCTCATCGCAGGCATCCTGCAGCGTCGCGGCGTGACCCGGAACGCGGCCGTGCCCGTCGCGAGCGGGCTCTATGCGCTGCGCGAGCAGTACTTCGCCGCGCTGGGCGCGTACCGCGAAGGCGACCTGGGGCCGCTCGTGGACGTCCTCTGCCGCAGCGCGGAGGCGGCCGCGACCGAGGCGAGGGTCTCGTTCGAGCGGCTCCGCGAGATGCCCGATGCGTGGCACGAGGAGATCCCGGGACGGGGCGGCTCGGCCCTGGCGCGGCTCCTCGGCATCCTCTTCGCGCACCCCACGTTCACGGTGGACGAGGCACGGGAGGCGCTCGGGGCATCGACCGCGGCCCTCTATCCGGCCGTCGAGACCCTCGAGTCCGCCGGAATCCTCCGCGAGGTGACCGGCCGCAAGCGCGAGCGGATCTGGGTGGTCGCCGACGTCGTCGACGAGCTCGAGGACCTGGACCGGCGCGTTGCGATCAGGGCCGGGGGAGCGGCGCACACCTGA
- a CDS encoding C2 family cysteine protease yields MDGFLGADTDQLLDVGRRVKAAGVRCTELAGALAAASESLEWRGSDGDVFRDRLRRDVAEALRDAGARLDAGSRALGTQAAQQDAVSDPCRELDDLRYAELMGAQGLWSDLTNAGQDLWNQPLNPFADPMTIEDLGGQYVETDAGRGFDPAEVDLSPEAIGAETMRQGRIGDCWLLAALMAVAASDPSFLSRSITLREDGTWDVTLYEGGEPVVVNVSPEEIAADGARVDDDGADYSPDDDPIGFMSIYEQAAVNHLGPEYESVIADTPGAGLELITGQKTPDDSFLGNSPTFEEFETAVEEKRPITVMTKLVETGQEDVAPAHVYQVSGVDRRTGELILENPWGDGGPDHLPQTVRVHIDDYDDNIIMAGIGAKPQDFGTAS; encoded by the coding sequence GTGGACGGATTCCTCGGCGCGGACACCGATCAGCTCCTCGACGTGGGGAGGCGCGTGAAGGCGGCCGGTGTGCGATGCACGGAGCTCGCCGGGGCGCTCGCCGCCGCCTCGGAGAGCCTCGAGTGGCGCGGATCCGACGGGGACGTCTTCCGGGACCGGTTGCGCCGAGACGTCGCCGAGGCGCTGCGCGATGCGGGCGCACGGCTGGATGCCGGGAGCCGAGCACTGGGGACGCAGGCGGCGCAGCAGGATGCGGTATCGGACCCGTGCAGGGAGCTCGATGATCTGCGCTACGCCGAGCTCATGGGAGCGCAGGGCCTGTGGTCGGATCTCACCAATGCGGGCCAGGACCTCTGGAACCAGCCGCTGAACCCCTTCGCCGATCCCATGACGATCGAGGACCTCGGCGGCCAGTACGTCGAGACCGACGCGGGGCGTGGCTTCGATCCGGCCGAGGTCGACCTCTCACCCGAGGCGATCGGTGCGGAGACCATGCGTCAGGGGCGGATCGGGGACTGCTGGCTCCTCGCCGCGCTCATGGCGGTGGCCGCCTCCGACCCCTCGTTCCTCTCCCGCAGCATCACCCTGCGCGAGGACGGCACCTGGGACGTGACGCTCTACGAGGGCGGGGAGCCCGTGGTCGTCAACGTCTCGCCGGAAGAGATCGCGGCGGACGGCGCGCGGGTCGACGACGATGGGGCCGATTACTCTCCCGACGACGACCCCATCGGGTTCATGTCCATCTACGAGCAGGCGGCGGTCAACCACCTGGGACCGGAATACGAGTCCGTCATCGCCGACACCCCTGGGGCCGGCCTCGAGCTCATCACCGGTCAGAAGACGCCGGACGACTCATTCCTGGGGAACAGCCCCACGTTCGAGGAGTTCGAAACCGCAGTCGAGGAGAAGCGCCCGATCACCGTCATGACGAAGCTCGTCGAGACGGGTCAGGAGGATGTGGCCCCGGCGCACGTCTACCAGGTCAGCGGGGTGGACCGCCGGACGGGAGAGCTGATTCTGGAGAATCCGTGGGGCGACGGCGGTCCGGACCATCTACCGCAGACCGTCCGGGTCCACATCGACGACTACGACGACAACATCATCATGGCCGGGATCGGAGCGAAGCCGCAGGATTTCGGCACTGCTTCGTGA
- a CDS encoding homoserine dehydrogenase has product MKIASPRRRTGEIRAALTGANGGFGRTFLAQLRSTPDIRATALIDPDIDGTVAMLADLGITEFETADTPSGAHAAAASDKTALLSSLEAIDWDSIDVLVEATGNVPAGAAYSEAALDHGTHVVMISKEVDTAVGVALAARAAETGLSYLPGDGDQPANLLRLLDWVSAVGLDIVAVGKSSEYDLVFDPESSTVTQNGECVPVADFAALLALGDDVPATLERRAQSLSALKRRAAADACEMTVVSQRVGMPADVPEMHYPVARPSELADIYSTREDGGIRSHDGIVDVFSALRLPDEASFAGGVFAIVRAEDPATWDTLRGKGHVVSRSGTLAAIYWPYHLMGVETPLSIYAAVDGTPSRNPRPTTMMAARAQRRMAAGTDLIVAGHHHEIAGVDPVMITPAEGTAAYYVLSGTTLRRDIAEGEIIAVDDVDGIDGRVLGLNQAVQDV; this is encoded by the coding sequence ATGAAGATCGCATCACCGCGTCGACGCACTGGCGAGATCCGTGCGGCACTGACGGGCGCCAACGGAGGCTTCGGCCGAACGTTCCTGGCTCAACTCCGCAGCACTCCTGACATCCGAGCAACGGCCCTGATCGACCCGGACATCGACGGCACGGTGGCCATGCTCGCAGACCTCGGGATCACCGAGTTCGAGACCGCCGACACCCCATCCGGCGCGCACGCCGCTGCCGCCTCCGACAAGACAGCTCTGCTCTCCTCCCTCGAAGCCATCGACTGGGACTCGATCGATGTGCTCGTCGAAGCGACAGGGAACGTCCCTGCGGGAGCCGCCTATTCGGAAGCGGCGTTGGATCATGGCACGCACGTCGTGATGATCAGCAAGGAGGTCGACACGGCTGTGGGCGTCGCCCTCGCCGCGCGTGCAGCGGAGACCGGGCTGAGCTATCTCCCAGGCGACGGCGATCAGCCGGCCAACCTCCTCCGCCTGCTGGACTGGGTCTCCGCGGTCGGCCTGGACATCGTCGCCGTCGGGAAGTCCAGCGAGTACGACCTCGTGTTCGATCCCGAGAGTTCGACGGTGACGCAGAACGGCGAATGCGTGCCCGTGGCAGATTTCGCAGCCCTGCTGGCGCTCGGGGACGACGTGCCGGCGACCCTCGAGCGGCGGGCGCAGTCACTGAGCGCCCTCAAGCGCAGGGCTGCCGCCGATGCATGCGAGATGACCGTCGTCTCGCAGCGAGTGGGGATGCCCGCGGATGTTCCGGAGATGCACTATCCCGTTGCCCGCCCCTCAGAGCTCGCAGACATCTACTCCACGCGCGAGGACGGCGGGATCCGCTCCCATGACGGCATCGTCGATGTCTTCTCGGCGCTCCGACTGCCTGATGAGGCCAGCTTTGCGGGCGGTGTCTTCGCCATCGTGCGTGCCGAAGACCCCGCGACATGGGACACCCTGCGCGGTAAGGGCCATGTGGTCAGCAGATCAGGCACGCTCGCCGCGATCTATTGGCCCTATCACCTCATGGGAGTCGAGACACCTCTGAGCATCTATGCAGCAGTCGACGGAACGCCGTCACGGAACCCCCGCCCGACCACCATGATGGCGGCACGTGCGCAGCGGCGAATGGCCGCTGGCACGGACCTGATCGTCGCCGGGCACCATCACGAGATCGCAGGGGTGGACCCGGTGATGATCACGCCCGCGGAAGGAACAGCGGCGTACTACGTGCTCTCCGGTACGACTCTCCGCCGAGACATCGCCGAGGGGGAGATCATCGCCGTCGACGATGTCGACGGTATCGATGGCCGAGTGCTCGGGCTGAATCAGGCTGTTCAGGACGTGTGA
- the otnK gene encoding 3-oxo-tetronate kinase, whose product MLGAIADDFTGATDLAAMLRRSGHSVIVVIEDSSPDATQVASADAVVVALKIRSCPAVEAVDAALAALSRLQEWGANRIYIKYASTFDSTPQGNIGHVLDAVAGRLGVERCVVVPALPENGRTVYQGHLFVHDQLLAESPMKDHPLNPMRRSRVAEVLEPQTKLPVSEIHESEVRSGAGRLRELLARRSGHVVIDAIDDGDLELIGAAVSDEPLVSGGSGLALGLTGGSGDTSPPVAWPEPGSGAVLCGSVSSATRRQIEIASKEAPVRTIDLKKAVADPSSEAESLAQWVTQHASPTTPSDPGAHPVVCAARSLGDVVREIDGIDVAATVETVLSQVARRLVSWDAVRAILIGGGESSGAVVRELGIEVLAIGTEISPGVCWSAARTRYSGDRTVALALKSGNFGGDRLFLDAWELL is encoded by the coding sequence ATGCTTGGAGCTATCGCCGATGACTTCACGGGTGCCACGGATCTCGCTGCCATGCTGAGACGGTCCGGGCACTCCGTCATCGTGGTGATCGAGGACTCCAGCCCGGATGCGACGCAGGTGGCCAGTGCCGATGCGGTGGTCGTCGCGCTGAAGATCCGCAGCTGCCCCGCTGTCGAGGCAGTGGACGCCGCACTGGCTGCGCTTTCGCGGCTCCAGGAATGGGGAGCGAACAGGATCTACATCAAGTACGCCTCGACGTTCGACTCGACACCGCAGGGCAACATCGGCCACGTGCTCGACGCGGTTGCCGGCCGGCTCGGAGTGGAGCGCTGTGTGGTCGTGCCTGCTCTCCCTGAGAACGGCAGGACGGTCTACCAGGGGCACCTGTTCGTCCACGATCAACTGCTGGCCGAGTCCCCGATGAAGGACCATCCGCTGAACCCGATGAGGCGCTCCCGCGTGGCTGAGGTCCTGGAGCCGCAGACGAAGCTCCCAGTCAGTGAGATTCACGAATCCGAGGTGCGCTCAGGGGCGGGAAGGCTTCGCGAGCTTCTCGCGCGACGCTCGGGCCACGTCGTCATCGATGCGATCGATGACGGCGACCTCGAGCTCATCGGCGCGGCAGTGTCGGACGAGCCTCTCGTGTCAGGAGGATCGGGACTGGCGCTCGGGCTCACGGGGGGCAGCGGTGACACCTCGCCTCCCGTGGCGTGGCCGGAGCCTGGAAGCGGCGCGGTGCTGTGCGGGAGTGTGTCCTCGGCGACACGGCGGCAGATCGAGATCGCGTCGAAGGAGGCGCCGGTGCGCACTATCGATCTCAAGAAGGCGGTCGCGGACCCGTCCTCCGAGGCGGAGTCGCTCGCCCAGTGGGTGACGCAGCACGCGAGCCCGACGACGCCCTCCGACCCCGGTGCCCATCCGGTCGTGTGCGCCGCGCGTTCCTTGGGTGACGTGGTGCGCGAGATCGATGGCATCGACGTCGCAGCCACTGTCGAGACCGTGCTCTCCCAGGTGGCTCGCCGCCTCGTCTCGTGGGACGCGGTCCGGGCGATTCTCATCGGCGGAGGTGAGAGCAGCGGCGCCGTGGTTCGCGAGCTGGGTATCGAGGTCCTCGCCATCGGAACGGAGATCAGTCCCGGGGTCTGCTGGTCGGCGGCGCGGACGCGATACTCCGGTGATCGCACGGTGGCGCTTGCGCTCAAGAGCGGAAACTTCGGTGGAGACCGCCTCTTCCTCGATGCGTGGGAGCTCCTGTGA
- a CDS encoding class II aldolase/adducin family protein gives MTAALDEVISAGRSLVSLGMSPGSSGNVSIREGDRVLVSATGTDLGRLSADSFAVLDLDGLQVAGPRASKEAPLHTAFYRRRDDAGAVIHLHSAYATAVSVLAPWSDRTAVPPLTPYAVMRVGRVPMVPYRMPGSPELGELLEGIPGDFRAALLAHHGMVVAGRDAAHAQEVAVELEEACRLTVLTRGLDPVTLADDHVAELVAAYGVPWE, from the coding sequence GTGACTGCCGCCCTCGACGAAGTGATCTCGGCAGGCCGGAGTCTGGTCTCGCTCGGTATGAGTCCGGGGAGCTCGGGCAACGTCAGCATTCGAGAAGGGGATCGCGTTCTCGTCTCTGCCACGGGCACTGATCTCGGCCGTCTCTCCGCCGATTCCTTCGCGGTGCTGGACCTCGACGGGCTCCAGGTGGCGGGTCCGCGGGCGTCCAAGGAGGCACCTCTGCACACAGCGTTCTACCGGCGGAGGGACGATGCGGGCGCCGTCATCCACCTGCATTCCGCCTATGCGACGGCCGTGTCGGTGCTGGCTCCCTGGAGCGACCGCACGGCGGTTCCCCCGCTCACCCCGTATGCGGTGATGCGCGTGGGACGCGTTCCGATGGTCCCGTACCGGATGCCTGGATCCCCTGAGCTCGGGGAGCTGCTCGAGGGAATCCCCGGGGACTTCCGGGCGGCGCTGCTCGCGCACCACGGCATGGTCGTCGCCGGGCGGGACGCCGCGCATGCGCAGGAGGTCGCGGTCGAGCTCGAGGAGGCGTGCCGTCTGACGGTTCTGACCCGCGGCCTCGATCCTGTGACCTTGGCTGATGATCACGTGGCCGAACTGGTGGCCGCCTATGGTGTTCCCTGGGAGTGA